One region of Ornithinibacter aureus genomic DNA includes:
- a CDS encoding DUF1772 domain-containing protein, giving the protein MRRPPLLVLTSLVALVLTGAIFGFFYAWVCSTMWGLDDADPRVAIAAMQAMNASVRNAVFFPAFFLTPVALCVAASVAHRYRHRASAALFLAAAGIYTLGGLLLTMAINVPMNETLGAMAVPESREAAALIWADYSGRWQRWNITRTVASGTSLVLATLAILALRTSSTDKGLGEAAAHVSAAHVSAAHVTAAHRTAAPDGVARVH; this is encoded by the coding sequence GTGCGTCGACCCCCTCTCCTCGTCCTGACCTCGCTCGTCGCCCTCGTGCTGACCGGCGCGATCTTCGGCTTCTTCTACGCCTGGGTCTGCTCGACCATGTGGGGCCTGGACGACGCCGACCCGCGCGTGGCGATCGCGGCGATGCAGGCCATGAACGCCTCCGTGCGCAACGCCGTCTTCTTCCCGGCGTTCTTCCTCACCCCGGTCGCCTTGTGCGTCGCCGCGAGTGTCGCGCACCGGTACCGCCATCGGGCATCGGCCGCGTTGTTCCTCGCCGCGGCGGGCATTTACACGCTCGGCGGGCTGCTGTTGACCATGGCGATCAACGTGCCGATGAACGAAACCCTGGGCGCGATGGCGGTTCCGGAGTCCCGGGAGGCCGCTGCACTCATCTGGGCCGACTACTCGGGCCGCTGGCAGCGCTGGAACATCACGCGAACGGTGGCCAGCGGCACCAGCCTCGTGCTCGCGACGCTGGCCATCCTTGCCCTGCGGACGTCCTCGACCGACAAGGGCCTCGGCGAGGCCGCGGCCCACGTTTCTGCGGCCCACGTTTCTGCGGCCCAC